One genomic segment of Chitinophaga sancti includes these proteins:
- a CDS encoding peptidylprolyl isomerase, whose product MKRLLLFVCIILTLPAMAAKNRKVKIITPYGTMVIELYNITPKHRDNFIRLAKHHFYDSTLFHRVIKGFMIQGGDPDSKHAAKGAMLGNGDVNYTIPAEFQLNLYHKKGALAAARDNNPAKASSGCQFYIVQGKVWTDEELDKLEKGRLGGGKIPVDQREYYKKYGGTPQLDQSYTVFGQVLEGLDVIDKIAAIKTDGNDRPQEDVAMKVRVVKKFLFF is encoded by the coding sequence ATGAAACGATTGCTACTCTTTGTGTGTATAATACTCACACTTCCCGCTATGGCTGCTAAAAACCGGAAGGTAAAGATCATTACTCCATATGGCACGATGGTGATCGAGCTGTATAACATCACACCAAAGCACAGGGATAATTTTATCAGGCTGGCTAAACACCACTTCTATGACAGTACGTTATTCCACAGAGTGATCAAAGGATTTATGATACAGGGCGGCGACCCTGATTCAAAGCATGCGGCAAAGGGAGCAATGCTCGGTAATGGAGATGTGAACTACACGATTCCCGCAGAGTTTCAGCTGAACCTGTATCACAAAAAAGGTGCACTGGCTGCAGCAAGAGATAACAATCCTGCAAAAGCAAGTTCAGGATGCCAGTTTTATATCGTGCAGGGGAAAGTGTGGACAGATGAGGAGCTCGACAAACTGGAGAAGGGTAGGCTAGGGGGGGGGAAGATTCCCGTGGACCAGCGCGAATACTATAAAAAGTACGGAGGCACACCACAACTGGATCAGAGCTACACGGTGTTTGGTCAGGTTCTGGAAGGCCTGGACGTGATCGATAAGATCGCAGCAATAAAGACAGATGGTAATGACAGACCACAGGAAGATGTGGCAATGAAGGTAAGAGTGGTGAAGAAATTTTTGTTCTTTTAG
- a CDS encoding GNAT family N-acetyltransferase: MDTSLHVVPVSTELLDLLVMLEQRTFTETFVHQYNPADFNAFMEEKKSRKALTAEMAAPGCLYYILYEGTSPAGFLKLNLHKQPDHNGPLDPAPVMELEKIYVLKAFQGMKAGQFLLDYAQEVAVQHGVKTIWLGVWEYNTKAYQFYEKNGFEKFGSHIFMMGNQEDTDWLLRKQL, translated from the coding sequence ATGGATACATCATTACACGTTGTGCCCGTTTCTACTGAGTTGCTGGATTTACTGGTGATGCTTGAGCAGCGGACGTTTACTGAAACATTTGTTCATCAATACAACCCGGCGGACTTTAACGCTTTTATGGAAGAGAAAAAATCCAGGAAGGCACTAACAGCTGAAATGGCGGCCCCTGGCTGTTTATATTACATTCTGTACGAAGGTACCTCACCCGCGGGTTTTCTGAAACTCAATTTACACAAGCAGCCGGATCATAACGGTCCCCTGGATCCCGCCCCTGTCATGGAGCTGGAAAAGATCTATGTGCTGAAAGCATTTCAGGGTATGAAAGCCGGGCAGTTCCTGCTGGACTACGCGCAGGAAGTAGCGGTGCAACATGGCGTAAAAACCATCTGGCTTGGGGTTTGGGAGTACAACACGAAGGCGTATCAATTCTACGAGAAGAATGGTTTTGAAAAATTCGGTAGCCATATCTTCATGATGGGGAATCAGGAAGATACTGACTGGCTGCTGCGCAAACAACTCTAA
- the gcvH gene encoding glycine cleavage system protein GcvH yields the protein MNFPSNLRYTKDHEWVLLEGNTATIGITEFAQRELGDIVFVDIPTVGKTLNAEEVFGTVEAVKTVSDLFLPVKGTVNEINSELDGSPELVNSDPYGEGWMIKMTVSNPADVDGLLDAAAYQALVGE from the coding sequence ATGAATTTTCCGTCAAATCTGCGTTACACCAAAGATCACGAATGGGTGTTACTGGAAGGTAATACAGCTACTATCGGTATCACTGAATTCGCTCAGCGTGAACTGGGAGATATCGTATTTGTAGACATTCCTACCGTTGGTAAAACACTGAATGCAGAAGAAGTATTCGGTACTGTGGAAGCAGTAAAGACTGTGTCTGACCTGTTCCTGCCAGTAAAAGGTACTGTAAATGAAATCAATTCTGAGCTGGATGGCTCACCTGAACTGGTGAACAGCGATCCATATGGCGAAGGATGGATGATCAAGATGACAGTATCTAACCCTGCAGATGTAGACGGACTGCTGGATGCAGCTGCCTATCAGGCACTTGTTGGCGAATAA
- a CDS encoding mechanosensitive ion channel family protein: MSNLLDQVILGNPIQNYFILAIVLLFVSMIKRYLSQWLANLLFKEVRKWAPDIDQQEFSYLLLRPLEFFFLLVAFMLTIDHLNFPPELNITVYNGFSLKGILSTLLELALTVSIIWIILRVIDFVSLMISKSADLLHDKTDNQFIVFFRDFFKAIVFIFGAIAFIRILFGAVLVNKIIAGLGIGAAALALAAKESIENLICSFIIFFDKPFRVGDTVKVDAYQGAVEKIGLRSTRIRTQDKTFVTVPNKKMVDSILDNISLRTQQRAVFRLEVAGDTTADNLLKVLQDFKALLKQHDKIADGFIVNLNDFTKDTYVIQVIYLTNVIEGVPFNQLKSEINLGFIKILESHGVKLSSTTVEIHEK, encoded by the coding sequence ATGAGCAATTTACTAGACCAGGTTATTCTTGGCAACCCTATCCAGAATTACTTTATTCTGGCTATTGTGCTACTGTTTGTCTCAATGATAAAACGGTATCTATCACAATGGTTGGCCAATCTCCTTTTCAAAGAAGTCAGAAAGTGGGCACCTGATATCGACCAACAGGAATTTTCCTACCTGCTGCTGCGACCATTGGAATTCTTCTTCCTGCTGGTCGCCTTCATGCTCACGATCGATCACCTGAATTTTCCTCCGGAGCTGAACATCACTGTTTACAATGGGTTTAGCCTGAAGGGAATATTAAGTACGCTGCTGGAACTCGCGCTTACAGTATCCATCATCTGGATCATTCTCCGTGTCATCGATTTCGTGTCGCTGATGATCAGCAAGAGTGCCGATTTGCTACATGATAAGACGGACAACCAGTTCATCGTGTTCTTCAGGGATTTCTTCAAAGCCATCGTCTTCATTTTTGGTGCCATCGCTTTTATCAGGATCCTGTTTGGGGCGGTGCTGGTCAATAAAATTATCGCGGGTCTTGGTATCGGTGCTGCGGCGCTCGCCCTCGCTGCCAAGGAAAGTATTGAGAACCTGATTTGTTCTTTCATCATCTTCTTCGACAAGCCTTTCCGGGTAGGAGATACCGTGAAGGTAGATGCTTACCAGGGTGCTGTAGAAAAGATTGGTCTGCGCAGTACACGCATTCGCACCCAGGACAAAACCTTTGTGACTGTTCCAAACAAGAAAATGGTGGACAGCATACTGGATAATATTTCGCTGCGTACCCAGCAAAGAGCAGTATTTCGCCTGGAAGTAGCGGGTGATACGACTGCAGATAACCTGCTGAAAGTATTACAGGATTTCAAAGCCCTTTTGAAACAGCATGATAAAATAGCAGACGGCTTTATTGTGAATTTGAACGACTTTACTAAAGATACATATGTGATACAGGTTATTTACCTCACTAACGTGATTGAAGGGGTTCCTTTCAATCAATTGAAAAGTGAGATCAACCTTGGTTTTATAAAAATACTGGAAAGCCACGGTGTAAAATTATCCAGTACAACGGTGGAGATACATGAGAAATAA
- a CDS encoding OmpA family protein, protein MKRINPIVAVVLSATMLFSCSTWNGMNNTQKGAAIGVGGGAATGAVIGKAAGNTALGAIIGAAVGGGAGVLIGKKMDKQAQEIKTTVPNATVERVGEGINVTFNSGVLFGFDKSDLTATAQTNIQQLATILNKYPDTYVRVEGHTDTTGTDAYNYALSERRATAVANYLKTQNVAANRIQTYWYGSKQPVVPNTTDANRAKNRRVEFAIYANDKMKQDAQKESGQ, encoded by the coding sequence ATGAAAAGAATCAATCCTATCGTAGCAGTAGTATTGTCTGCCACCATGTTATTTAGCTGTAGCACCTGGAATGGAATGAACAACACCCAAAAGGGCGCAGCTATCGGCGTAGGTGGAGGTGCTGCCACTGGTGCCGTGATTGGTAAAGCCGCAGGTAACACTGCTCTGGGCGCTATTATCGGTGCTGCTGTAGGTGGCGGAGCCGGTGTACTGATCGGTAAAAAAATGGATAAACAGGCACAGGAAATCAAAACAACTGTACCAAATGCTACCGTAGAACGTGTAGGGGAAGGTATCAACGTAACGTTCAACTCCGGTGTTCTGTTCGGCTTTGATAAATCGGACCTGACTGCTACCGCTCAGACAAACATTCAGCAGCTGGCTACCATCCTCAATAAATATCCTGACACCTACGTACGCGTAGAAGGTCACACTGATACTACTGGTACTGATGCTTATAACTATGCACTTTCTGAAAGACGTGCAACTGCTGTAGCAAACTACCTGAAAACACAGAACGTAGCTGCTAATCGTATCCAAACATACTGGTATGGTTCCAAACAACCTGTAGTACCTAATACCACAGATGCTAACAGAGCTAAGAACCGTCGTGTGGAATTCGCAATCTATGCGAACGATAAGATGAAGCAGGATGCGCAGAAAGAATCAGGACAGTAA
- the prfA gene encoding peptide chain release factor 1 → MIDKLEAIKGRFEQVSLALTNPEIVSDNKQFSKLSKEYRQLEKIVKAYDTYTKLLDSIAFNKEVLDSGDEEMRELAKEETEALANQKIEQEEIIRNLLIPKDPQDEKNAILEIRGGTGGDEASLFAGDLLRMYLRYCELKGWTTNIMSETPGSVGGYKEVVVEVNGDDVYGTLKFESGVHRVQRVPATETSGRVHTSAATVAILPEAEEVDVDIRDADIKMDTFRSSGAGGQHVNKTESAVRLTHIPTGVVVECQEGRSQHSNRDIAMKMLRSRIYEAAVRKHEEAIASQRKSLVSTGDRSAKIRTYNYPQGRVTDHRIGMTVYNLDAFTNGDIQEMLQALQFAENVEKMKMGS, encoded by the coding sequence ATGATAGATAAACTAGAAGCGATTAAAGGCCGGTTTGAACAGGTCTCCCTTGCCCTTACCAACCCCGAAATAGTGAGCGACAACAAGCAGTTCAGCAAACTGAGCAAGGAGTACCGGCAGTTGGAAAAAATCGTGAAGGCATACGATACTTATACAAAGTTGCTGGATAGTATTGCCTTTAACAAGGAAGTACTGGATAGTGGCGATGAAGAAATGAGGGAGCTGGCTAAGGAAGAAACCGAAGCACTGGCCAATCAGAAAATAGAGCAGGAGGAGATAATCCGTAACCTGCTGATTCCGAAAGATCCACAGGATGAAAAGAATGCGATTCTTGAAATCCGGGGTGGTACAGGTGGTGACGAGGCAAGCCTCTTCGCTGGTGACCTGCTGCGCATGTATCTCCGCTATTGTGAGCTCAAAGGCTGGACTACCAATATTATGAGTGAAACCCCTGGTTCAGTGGGTGGATATAAAGAGGTGGTGGTGGAAGTAAATGGTGATGATGTATATGGTACCCTGAAGTTTGAATCAGGTGTACACCGTGTACAGCGTGTTCCAGCTACAGAAACTTCCGGCCGTGTACATACTTCAGCAGCTACAGTGGCGATCCTGCCGGAAGCAGAAGAAGTGGATGTGGATATAAGAGACGCAGATATCAAGATGGATACTTTCCGTTCATCTGGTGCGGGTGGTCAGCACGTAAACAAAACTGAATCTGCGGTTCGATTGACGCATATACCTACCGGTGTGGTGGTAGAATGTCAGGAAGGACGTAGCCAGCACTCTAACCGTGATATCGCGATGAAAATGCTGCGTTCCCGTATTTACGAAGCAGCAGTGCGTAAGCATGAAGAAGCGATTGCCTCACAGCGTAAGAGCCTTGTATCTACTGGTGACCGTTCTGCAAAGATCAGGACTTACAATTACCCACAGGGGCGTGTAACTGATCACCGTATTGGGATGACGGTATACAACCTGGATGCGTTTACAAACGGAGATATCCAGGAAATGCTGCAGGCGTTACAGTTTGCAGAGAATGTGGAAAAGATGAAAATGGGTAGCTAA
- a CDS encoding IS110 family transposase, with the protein MEQSHISFEQVVSRGCGLDVHQENVVATIRGDNLQEQTRTFSTFTSSLKDLVAWLEESGITHVAMESTGVYWKPVFNILEPHFELILVNARHIKYVPGHKTDRNDSAWIAKLLLSGLLKGSFIPPQYTRELRELYRYKRKVIGQRSSEYNRLQNILETANIKLSSVVSDVFGISGWSMISAIIDGEQDPMILANLAKGRLKIKKQELILALEGNLNEHHRFMLNLSKAAILQLNELLCQVDNRIDQYLRKWEEEVKLLQTIPGVQKQTATAILAEIGTDMHAFPNQHHLASWCGLCPGNNESAGKKKSERINHGNSSLKTALVEAAWAAVHTKESYLKRRYYSLSVRRGKKRALIAIAHKILIATYFILKNRVPYMEPDNQEWLKKRKQAQINNYLRRLRELEALPPSQ; encoded by the coding sequence ATGGAACAATCACATATCAGTTTTGAACAGGTTGTGAGTCGTGGCTGTGGCCTCGATGTTCACCAGGAGAATGTAGTAGCTACCATCAGGGGTGATAATTTGCAGGAACAAACCCGCACTTTTAGCACCTTCACAAGTTCACTTAAGGACCTGGTAGCCTGGTTGGAAGAATCGGGCATTACACATGTCGCAATGGAGAGCACGGGTGTTTACTGGAAGCCTGTTTTTAATATACTAGAACCTCACTTTGAACTTATTTTGGTCAATGCCCGGCATATTAAATATGTGCCGGGTCATAAGACTGATCGTAATGACAGTGCCTGGATTGCAAAATTATTGCTAAGCGGGCTACTAAAAGGAAGTTTTATTCCACCCCAATACACTCGTGAATTACGGGAATTGTACCGATACAAACGTAAAGTAATAGGCCAACGCTCCAGTGAATATAACCGATTACAGAACATTTTAGAGACTGCCAATATCAAATTGAGCAGCGTTGTCAGTGATGTGTTCGGCATAAGCGGCTGGTCAATGATCTCTGCTATTATTGATGGAGAACAGGATCCCATGATATTGGCCAATCTGGCCAAAGGTAGGCTCAAAATCAAGAAGCAAGAACTTATTCTTGCTTTAGAAGGTAATCTTAATGAGCATCACCGTTTTATGCTCAACCTGTCTAAAGCTGCTATCTTACAGCTAAATGAACTGCTTTGTCAGGTAGATAACCGTATTGATCAGTACTTAAGAAAATGGGAAGAAGAAGTAAAATTACTTCAGACTATTCCCGGAGTACAAAAACAAACAGCTACAGCCATCTTAGCCGAAATAGGTACAGATATGCATGCCTTCCCAAATCAGCATCATTTAGCCAGTTGGTGTGGCTTATGTCCGGGTAATAATGAAAGTGCCGGAAAAAAGAAAAGTGAACGTATCAATCATGGCAACAGTTCTCTTAAAACAGCACTGGTGGAGGCGGCCTGGGCCGCTGTACATACAAAGGAATCTTATCTGAAAAGAAGATATTACTCTTTAAGTGTGCGAAGAGGTAAAAAACGTGCTCTTATCGCCATTGCACACAAAATCCTCATTGCCACTTATTTTATACTCAAAAATAGAGTGCCATATATGGAACCGGATAATCAGGAGTGGCTTAAAAAAAGAAAGCAGGCGCAGATAAATAATTATCTCAGGCGCCTGCGCGAGCTTGAGGCATTACCCCCATCTCAATAA
- a CDS encoding MerR family transcriptional regulator, with product MDMMQQLDLFSNLEPKKPDPAPPIPEKEPEPQQKPVVERPKMEEKNDLPNIPSRIQVQLPPDIPPPVAVSSQSVTASQPPQKKRGRKSLKEVADDPDLIKTLEAVPLDKQYYSISEVATMFKVNTSLIRYWENEFDILQPKKNRKGDRLFRQEDIQHLKLIYHLLRERKYTIEGAKQKLKEDRKLAARNFEMVQALLKVKGFLTELKEQL from the coding sequence ATGGATATGATGCAACAGCTGGATCTATTTTCTAACCTGGAGCCTAAAAAACCAGACCCTGCGCCCCCCATTCCCGAAAAGGAACCGGAGCCGCAGCAGAAACCAGTTGTGGAGCGACCTAAGATGGAAGAGAAGAACGATTTACCAAACATACCCAGCAGGATTCAGGTACAGTTACCTCCTGATATACCACCACCAGTGGCGGTATCCAGTCAATCTGTGACTGCCTCCCAGCCTCCCCAGAAGAAACGGGGACGCAAATCGCTGAAAGAAGTAGCCGATGATCCGGACCTGATCAAGACACTGGAAGCTGTGCCACTTGACAAACAATACTATTCCATTAGTGAAGTAGCAACGATGTTTAAAGTCAATACATCGCTCATCCGCTATTGGGAAAATGAATTCGATATACTCCAACCTAAAAAGAATAGAAAAGGCGATCGCTTGTTCCGCCAGGAAGATATCCAACACCTGAAACTGATCTATCATCTTTTACGTGAGCGTAAGTACACTATCGAGGGTGCGAAGCAAAAGTTAAAAGAAGATCGTAAATTGGCAGCCCGTAATTTTGAAATGGTACAGGCTTTGCTGAAGGTAAAAGGATTTTTAACCGAACTGAAGGAACAATTATAA
- a CDS encoding amidohydrolase family protein: MTQQLKFKGTALFDGQKILSGDKVLILSEDGTIVDIVSADLAGDGVQEVEGILSPGFVNSHCHLELSHMKGIIPEGTGLPSFLTQVMEKRGQQDDAAIKTAEEAMWESGISAVGDICNGTATLAPKQHSPIYYHSFVETMGFVPVAAQSRLDYSLSVLEQFSRLNGDMHSCSVVPHAPYSVSKTLFSLLSVMPGNTPISIHNQETAAENQLYADKTGAFLDFYQHFGMDTSAFVPTGGTSLPAWLPYFKHLPVILVHNTFSTKEDVAFTKQHAPNAYWCLCPQANLYIEKRLPDISLLRNEGCIITLGTDSLASNHQLSIWEEIQAIRGHFPAIPLEEILQWATLNGAKALGISARYGSFEKGKQPGVIVITDKGSRRIY; this comes from the coding sequence ATGACCCAACAGCTAAAATTTAAAGGAACAGCCCTCTTTGACGGGCAGAAAATATTATCGGGAGACAAGGTCCTGATTCTCTCCGAAGACGGGACTATCGTGGATATTGTATCAGCAGACCTCGCCGGCGATGGGGTACAGGAAGTGGAGGGGATACTCAGTCCGGGGTTTGTAAATTCCCATTGTCACCTGGAATTGTCACACATGAAAGGGATAATTCCAGAAGGTACCGGGTTGCCGTCCTTCCTGACACAGGTGATGGAAAAACGGGGGCAACAGGATGATGCCGCTATTAAAACTGCTGAGGAAGCCATGTGGGAAAGTGGCATTTCGGCAGTGGGAGATATATGTAATGGCACTGCTACCCTTGCTCCTAAACAGCATTCCCCTATTTACTACCATTCCTTTGTGGAAACAATGGGATTTGTACCTGTTGCGGCGCAGAGCAGACTGGATTACAGCTTGTCTGTACTGGAACAGTTCAGTCGTCTGAATGGTGATATGCATTCCTGTTCCGTGGTGCCACATGCTCCGTATTCTGTGAGTAAAACGCTTTTTTCACTGCTGTCCGTGATGCCGGGTAATACTCCAATCAGCATTCACAACCAGGAAACAGCAGCCGAAAATCAATTATATGCTGATAAAACAGGTGCTTTCCTCGACTTCTATCAGCACTTTGGGATGGATACAAGTGCCTTTGTACCGACTGGAGGCACCAGCCTACCTGCATGGTTGCCTTATTTTAAGCACTTGCCGGTGATATTGGTACACAATACTTTTTCTACCAAAGAAGATGTGGCTTTTACTAAACAACATGCCCCTAATGCATACTGGTGCTTATGCCCACAGGCGAATTTGTATATCGAAAAACGGTTGCCCGATATTTCATTATTACGCAATGAGGGATGTATAATCACGCTAGGCACAGATAGCCTGGCCTCTAATCACCAGTTGTCTATCTGGGAAGAGATACAGGCAATACGGGGGCATTTTCCGGCAATCCCACTGGAAGAAATACTGCAATGGGCCACGTTGAATGGCGCGAAAGCATTGGGAATCTCAGCCAGGTATGGCAGTTTTGAAAAAGGGAAGCAACCGGGTGTAATAGTTATTACTGATAAGGGTAGCAGAAGAATATACTAA
- a CDS encoding MoxR family ATPase gives MENTSYDIRQLNEKIHEASAFVDLLNLELGKVIVGQRYMVERLLIGLLAQGHVLLEGVPGLAKTLSIKSLSSAINGKFSRIQFTPDLLPADVIGTMIYNQQKNEFVVRRGPIFANFILADEINRAPAKVQSALLEAMQERQITIGDTTFKLEEPFLVLATQNPIEQEGTYTLPEAQVDRFMLKVVIGYPTREEERLIIRQNLNPQPSQKINPIIQPADIMKARDLVREVYMDEKIERYILDIVFATRNPEEYKLQKLKPLIAYGGSPRASINLAMAAKAYAFMKRRGYVIPEDVRSICFDVMRHRVGLTYEAEAENVTSENILSEILNAVEVP, from the coding sequence ATGGAGAATACTTCGTATGATATTCGTCAACTAAATGAAAAAATCCACGAGGCCAGCGCATTTGTAGACCTGCTGAACCTCGAACTGGGCAAAGTCATCGTAGGGCAGCGTTACATGGTAGAAAGACTGTTGATAGGGCTGCTGGCACAAGGCCACGTATTGCTGGAAGGTGTACCCGGTCTGGCAAAAACCCTGTCTATTAAATCCCTCTCTTCTGCCATTAACGGTAAATTCAGCCGTATTCAGTTTACACCGGACCTTCTGCCTGCGGACGTGATCGGTACTATGATATACAACCAGCAAAAGAATGAATTTGTGGTAAGACGCGGTCCTATCTTCGCCAACTTTATCCTGGCGGATGAGATCAACCGTGCCCCTGCAAAAGTGCAGAGTGCCCTGCTGGAAGCAATGCAGGAAAGACAGATCACTATCGGTGATACTACTTTCAAACTGGAAGAGCCTTTCCTGGTACTGGCTACCCAGAACCCAATCGAGCAGGAAGGTACTTATACACTGCCAGAAGCACAGGTAGACCGTTTTATGCTCAAAGTGGTGATCGGTTATCCTACCAGGGAAGAAGAGCGACTGATCATCCGTCAGAACCTGAACCCTCAGCCTTCCCAAAAGATCAATCCCATCATTCAGCCTGCCGACATTATGAAGGCACGCGACCTGGTACGTGAAGTATACATGGATGAAAAGATCGAACGCTATATCCTCGATATCGTATTCGCTACCCGTAATCCTGAAGAATACAAACTGCAGAAACTGAAACCGCTCATCGCTTATGGTGGTTCTCCAAGAGCGAGCATCAACCTGGCAATGGCTGCTAAAGCTTATGCCTTCATGAAACGTCGCGGATATGTAATTCCTGAAGACGTTCGCAGCATCTGCTTCGACGTAATGCGTCACCGTGTAGGGCTTACTTACGAAGCGGAAGCGGAAAACGTAACCAGCGAAAACATCCTGAGCGAAATTCTGAATGCTGTAGAAGTACCTTAA
- a CDS encoding VanZ family protein gives MRIIRYYWPAILWILLVLYLCTIPGDKIPRDPFYEKIHMDKIVHLGLFGCTVLLLCIGYYRSKGHISALTLTLFWFTAAAYGLAIEFIQKYWAVDRSFDMIDAVADSIGAMCGIIAFLFIRKWWLKK, from the coding sequence ATGAGGATTATCAGATACTATTGGCCTGCTATATTATGGATATTGCTGGTGTTATATTTATGTACTATACCCGGAGATAAGATCCCCAGGGATCCTTTCTATGAGAAAATACATATGGACAAGATCGTTCACCTGGGATTGTTTGGTTGTACGGTACTCCTGTTGTGTATAGGCTATTACAGAAGTAAAGGACATATTTCGGCGCTTACACTGACGCTGTTCTGGTTCACAGCAGCAGCATATGGTTTAGCCATTGAGTTTATTCAAAAATACTGGGCGGTAGATCGCAGCTTCGATATGATCGACGCCGTAGCCGATTCTATAGGCGCCATGTGCGGGATCATTGCTTTCTTATTTATACGAAAGTGGTGGTTGAAAAAATAA
- a CDS encoding M23 family metallopeptidase, translated as MKKVKYFYNTQTLKYEKLVVSLRVKVLRILGFVSAAIVTGFIFLSVSYRVLDSPKEKNLRRDLEVMNEKYEEMQGRMKEVKSQLAELEHRDNEIYRVIFEASPIPDSARAGNMAKEEEFSQMASFSSSEIIASTGSLLQELVHRIGIQAKSYEKIDDLVKNKQKMLASIPAIQPVSNKDLKRIASGFGYRIDPIYKTVKYHSGLDFAAPAGTPIYATGDGVVEEASMSDVGYGNHVVVNHGYGYRTRYGHMLRIKVKAGTTVKRGDVLGWVGSTGKSTGPHCHYEVEKNGEKVDPVYFFFNDLSPEEFDRMLKIARSGNQSFD; from the coding sequence ATGAAGAAGGTAAAATACTTTTATAATACTCAAACGCTCAAATACGAAAAACTCGTAGTATCACTGCGCGTCAAGGTATTACGAATACTAGGATTTGTTTCAGCCGCCATTGTCACAGGATTTATTTTTCTATCCGTATCTTATAGAGTGCTGGATTCCCCTAAAGAGAAAAACCTGCGCCGTGATCTGGAAGTGATGAACGAGAAATATGAAGAAATGCAAGGCCGTATGAAGGAAGTTAAATCCCAGCTGGCCGAGCTGGAACACCGTGATAATGAGATCTATCGTGTTATATTCGAAGCCTCCCCTATCCCCGATAGTGCCAGGGCCGGCAATATGGCCAAGGAAGAAGAGTTCTCCCAGATGGCTTCTTTTTCCAGCAGCGAAATCATTGCCAGCACCGGATCTTTGCTGCAGGAATTAGTGCATCGCATTGGTATTCAGGCCAAATCTTATGAAAAGATTGATGACCTGGTAAAGAATAAACAAAAAATGCTCGCCTCTATCCCGGCCATCCAGCCGGTTTCCAACAAAGACCTGAAGCGTATCGCCTCCGGTTTTGGATATAGAATCGATCCGATATACAAAACTGTAAAGTACCATTCCGGTCTTGACTTCGCAGCTCCTGCCGGTACCCCCATCTACGCCACCGGCGACGGTGTGGTGGAAGAAGCCAGTATGAGCGATGTGGGCTATGGTAATCATGTGGTTGTAAACCATGGCTATGGTTACAGAACCCGCTATGGCCACATGCTCAGGATAAAGGTAAAAGCAGGTACAACTGTAAAACGTGGCGACGTACTTGGTTGGGTAGGAAGTACAGGTAAGTCTACAGGTCCTCACTGCCACTACGAAGTGGAAAAAAACGGGGAAAAAGTAGATCCTGTGTACTTCTTCTTCAACGACCTTTCTCCGGAAGAGTTTGACAGAATGCTGAAAATAGCAAGGTCCGGCAACCAATCATTTGATTAA